The Anomaloglossus baeobatrachus isolate aAnoBae1 chromosome 6 unlocalized genomic scaffold, aAnoBae1.hap1 SUPER_6_unloc_1, whole genome shotgun sequence genome contains a region encoding:
- the LOC142259356 gene encoding uncharacterized protein LOC142259356 — protein MSFSTFSYGATEVTDILSKVTIPDSFLSTPSEEVRTRDYEKELRKRTAFELHCATLAQYHRVQRIPRGLRVSLRPTLFSENSDYCSKFESILNKCSMDIIILTIEFLQKEIEELGPKIRSIEDQLTNSLPSTEWDKIHKKTQDTIAEFRKTLQERKRLKFVRDQEDYSRDRVYRWRSSDNFSRRPAGPSGPSRYSASSGSDSDSFFSRPSHFLEQRQSTRGRPGGGRGKAFTPYRVQTRSQVTHNT, from the coding sequence ATGTCTTTTTCAACTTTTTCCTATGGAGCGACTGAGGTCACTGACATATTGTCAAAAGTGACAATTCCGGACTCTTTTTTGTCAACACCTTCAGAAGAAGTTCGCACCCGCGATTATGAGAAAGAACTCAGAAAACGGACCGCATTTGAACTACACTGTGCCACATTGGCACAATACCACAGAGTACAGCGTATCCCGAGGGGTTTGAGGGTATCCCTTCGACCTACACTTTTCTCGGAGAACTCGGATTATTGCTCTAAATTCGAGAGCATTCTAAACAAATGCTCAATGGACATTATTATTTTGACCATAGAATTCTTACAAAAGGAGATAGAGGAGCTTGGACCAAAAATTCGTTCCATTGAGGACCAACTTACGAACAGCCTACCCAGCACCGAATGGGATAAAATCCATAAGAAAACTCAAGACACCATTGCAGAATTTCGAAAGACCTTGCAAGAAAGGAAGCGCCTAAAGTTCGTCCGTGATCAGGAGGACTACTCCAGAGACCGAGTTTACAGGTGGCGATCATCGGATAATTTCTCCAGACGACCAGCAGGACCTTCGGGCCCCTCACGATATTCGGCCTCTTCTGGCTCGGATAGTGATTCCTTCTTCTCCCGGCCGTCCCATTTTTTAGAACAGAGACAATCCACAAGAGGGCGACCCGGCGGGGGAAGAGGAAAGGCGTTCACACCATATCGAGTACAAACCCGCTCTCAG